ATTGCGTGGTGACCGATACCTGGGTCTCCATGAATCAGGAACATCGGGCCCGGGGTCACAATGTCTTCCAGCCTTATCAGGTCAACGCGGCCTTGATGGCGAAAGCCGGCAATGATGCATTGTTCATGCATTGCCTGCCCGCTCATCGCGGTGAGGAAGTGACGGACGAAGTGATCGACGGTCCGCAATCCGTGGTCTTCGATGAGGCGGAAAACCGTCTTCATGCGCAGAAGTCGATTCTTGCTTGGTGCCTGGGCGCGATCTGAACCATAATCGGACGTCGCGAGAGACAGACTCGCGACCGCGTGAGCGAAGGGCACGCTGGCCCATCGCTCTGAAACTAGGAGTTAAAAGCCATGGCAGAAGCTGCAGCCGCCCTCGGCCAGTTTGATTTCGCCGGCGATGACCATGTCGTCCCCTTCCAGGTGGAAGGGCTGGATGTGCGCGGCCGCGCCGTCCAGCTCGGCCCGATGCTCGATGCGATCCTCGAGCGTCATCATTATCCCGCACCCGTTGCCCGGCTGCTTGCCGAAGTCGTCGTGCTGACGGTGCTGCTCGGCACCTCGCTGAAGTTCGACGGCAAGTTCACGGTGCAGACCAAGGGCGACGGCCCGGTCGATCTTCTCGTCGCCGATTTCTCGACGCCGGAAAATGTCCGCGCCTACGCCCGTTTCGATCAGGCGCTGCTCAACAAGGCGATCGAGTCAGGCGAAACCGAGCCGGAGCAATTGCTCGGCAAGGGCATTCTCGCCTTCACCATCGACCAAGGCAAGTTCAGCCAGCCCTACCAGGGCATCGTTCCGCTCGACGGCACCACGCTGGAAGATATTGCCGGCGTCTATTTCCGCCAGTCGGAGCAGATCCCGACGCGCGTCCGTCTTGCCGCGGCCGAACTGTTCGACCGTGACGATGCGGGCAAGCCGCGCCATCGCTGGCGGGCAGGCGGCCTCGTCGCCCAGTTCCTTCCGGAAGCGCCGGAGCGCATGCGCCAGCCGGATCTCCACGGCGGCGACGGCGACACCGGCAGCCGCCCGCATGGCGAGGACGATGCCTGGCTCGAAGCCCGTTCGCTGGTCGAGACCATTGATGCCGATGAACTGACCGATCCGCTTGTTGGCACCGAGCGGCTGCTGTTCCGCCTGTTCCACGAGCGTGGCGTGCGCGTCTACGAACCGCGCGCCGTCTTCGACCGCTGCAGCTGCTCGCGCGACAAGATCAAGGGCGTGCTCAAGGGCTTTTCGGCCGAGGAGATCGAAGCCAGCCAGGAAAACGGCGAAATCGCCGTCACCTGCGAATTCTGCTCGACCACCTACCACTTCGAGCCGGCCGAGCTTCAGCCGGCCGAATAGGCTCAGTTCGCATTGACGGCTGCCCCTCACCCTAACCCTCTCCCCGTAAACGGGGCGAGGGACGTGCCTTGCGAGAGGTGGGCGAGGAACGGAGATGTCGGCGGCATGGTCCTTTCTCCCCGTTTACGGGGAGAAAGTGGCGGCAGCCGGATGAGGGGCCGGTATCGGCGATCTCGTGGGCCGAGGTGTCGTACCGCCTGTGGCGTCATACCTCAGTTAAGCACGCGCAGCAGCCCAGGCGAATCCAGCGAGAAGGCGGGGATGTCGACATCGAACATCTCGCCTTCGTCCGTTTCCATCTGGTAATGACCGAACATCAGTCCTGAGGGCGTGTCGAGCGGGCAGCCGGAGGAATATTCGTAGGTGTCGCCAGGGCTGAGCCGCGGCTGTTCGC
This Rhizobium brockwellii DNA region includes the following protein-coding sequences:
- a CDS encoding Hsp33 family molecular chaperone, whose amino-acid sequence is MAEAAAALGQFDFAGDDHVVPFQVEGLDVRGRAVQLGPMLDAILERHHYPAPVARLLAEVVVLTVLLGTSLKFDGKFTVQTKGDGPVDLLVADFSTPENVRAYARFDQALLNKAIESGETEPEQLLGKGILAFTIDQGKFSQPYQGIVPLDGTTLEDIAGVYFRQSEQIPTRVRLAAAELFDRDDAGKPRHRWRAGGLVAQFLPEAPERMRQPDLHGGDGDTGSRPHGEDDAWLEARSLVETIDADELTDPLVGTERLLFRLFHERGVRVYEPRAVFDRCSCSRDKIKGVLKGFSAEEIEASQENGEIAVTCEFCSTTYHFEPAELQPAE